A segment of the Pantoea trifolii genome:
GCGACCTTTCCTGGCACTTCCTTTTGCGACCATCCGTTATTTGTATAGCTCAGCGGTCATGTGAACGACGTTGCCGTTGCTGGCCTCAATGATTTTGTACTGCGCGCCCTGCTGCTGGGCCTGCGCGGCGATTTTGGCCTCGGCACCGTCCATAGTCAGGGACGTTGCGGTAACGCTCTGCGCGAAGCTGGCTGCTGACATCAGTGAAAGAGCTGCAACGGCGGCGATAGACATAGCTTTGATAGTTTTCATGGTCTTTATCCTTGGTTTTTATGGTTGAAAGCGTGTTTGCTTTCGATGAGATAATGATAACCAAGGTTACTATTAGCACATTAACAATAAGTGCTGATATTGTGATCGTGCTAACTATCAAGGCAATAGGTGTACTCGATGAATGGTTCGGCGCTGGGTTATTATGTTTAATGCGGAGAACATCCCTGTAGCTATCATTTTGACGTCTGCTATTCGCTCACAGTGGACCTTCAGGTCTGTCAGATAACCGCTTCGTGCCAGAAGCGGACTGGCAAATACTCGCGAGCTGTCAGTAGGGTGAAGGAAGGTCAGAACGATCCCCTCGTGTTGTCGGATGCGAAATTACAATAAACTCTACGGGAGACCCAGTGTCATTTCTGGCTTGATGCTTTGAACCCGGTGGGATTTCCAGGCCCTGCAGAGCCTTAATATTATGAATTTCTCCTTCCAACTCCATGGAATGTAGTGGTTTACTGAATTTGGCCACCTGAACAGAGGTGATATGCTCACCTCAGAACAACACAGGTGTCCGAATGAAAAAAAGAAATTTCAGTGCAGAGTTCAAACGTGAATCCGCTCAGCTTGTTCTCGACCAGAACTACACCGTGGCTGAAGCCGCTAAAGCCATGGATATTGGCCTTTCCACGATGACGCGCTGGGTAAAACAGCTTCGTGATGAACGCCAGGGTAAAACACCCAAAGCCTCCCCCATAACACCTGAACAAATCGAAATACGTGAATTAAAGAAAAAGCTTCAACGCATTGAAATGGAGAACGATATTTTAAAAAAGGCTACCGCGCTCTTGATGTCAGACTCCCTGAACAATTCTCGCTAATCAGCGAACTCAGGGCGCGTTATCCTGTGGCGCTGCTATGCCATGTGTTTGGAGTCCACCGAAGCAGTTTTAAATACTGGCGATGTCGTCCTGCTGAACCCGATGCTGAGCGGGTACAGCTGCGCAGTCTGGTCCGGGAGCTACACAGTGCCAGCCACGGCTCGGCGGGCACCAGAAGCATTGCGGCAATGGCAACGCTCAGTGGTCGCAGGATGGGACGCTGGCTTGTCCGGCGGCTGATGAAGGAAGCAGGCTTAGTCAGTTGCCAGCAACCAAAGCACAGATATAAGCGAGGAGGCCAGGAACATGTTGCCATCCCAAACGCGCTTGATCGCCAGTTTGCTGTAGCGGAACCCAACAAAATCTGGTGTGGCGATGTCACTTATATCTGGAGCGGCAAACGCTGGGCTTATCTTGCCGTTGTCCTCGACTTGTTTTCCCGAAAACCAATCGGCTGGGCAATGTCATTCTCGCCCGACAGCAAACTGACCATGAAAGCGCTGGAAATGGCATGGGAAACGCGAGGAAGGCCATCTGGTGTGATGTTCCATAGTGATCAAGGCAGTCATTATACAAGCACGGAGTTCCGCCAGTTGCTGTGGAAATGCCGGATAAAACAGAGTATGAGCCGTCGTGGAAACTGCTGGGATAATAGCCCAATGGAACGGTTTTTCAGAAGCCTAAAAAACGAGTGGGTGCCGGTGACTGGTTATATTAACTTCAGCGAAGCAGCTCGTGCGATCACAGACTATATCGTCGGGTATTACAGCTCACTCAGGCCGCATGAATATAACGGTGGATTACCACCGAACGAATCGGAATACCGATACTGGAAAAACTCTAAAGCGGTGGCCAGTTTTAGTTGACCACTACAGAAAGAATGCCAGTAATAACAAAGAAAAACTGCCTTGAAACGGAGTGAAAGTGTCGTTTTTCAAAAGTGCCTGGCGGCATTTGTTCATGAATAACCAGCATGTCCGGGCGGTTTAACAGATACCAACCGTCGCAATCGTCGCCCCAGACATAATGCTCTGCATTATCCTTTGAAATCATTATCCTTCTCCTCTATACCTGTGTGCGTCTCTCTATACCTTAAGAAGGTTATACCGAGAGATTCTTTAGATTCACAATAGGTTATGCTTTTTGTTAATTCCTTTAAGTCCCGAACTGCATCATTCAACCTATCTGGCCGTCATGAATGAAATGTTATAGCAGTGTCCAGGCAGGACCGTAACGTCCGTTCTTCGCTCATTGCAGACCGTGCAGCGCACAGGTCAGCTTCGCGTCAATAGCGGACATTTTGTAAGCTCTCCTGGATAAATTGAGAATATGATCATGTGTAAACTTGAGCTGAATTTTAACGCTCAAGAAAAAAACTTCAGCGGAGAACATCTAATTGTTTACTCATATGCGTATTGCCAAACCCGTCTCCAATCTTGAACGATCTTTTCTGATGTATAGTCAGGGACTGGATTTACACAAATTAGCTGAATTCAATGATCATGACGGTTTCAATGGACTGATGTTAGGACGGAAGGGCTTAGACTGGCACATTGAATTCACCTTTTGCCTTAGTCATCCCATTCAACCTTTGCAAACTCAGGAGGATTTACTCGTTCTTTATTATTCAGATGAAAATGCGTGGATAGATGCCTGTGCAAGGATGATAGAAGCCGGATTCAACATGACGAACTCATTTAACCCTTACTGGGATATCAACGGAAGGACATTTGTTGACCCAGATGGATACAGAGTGGTTATCCAAAATAAGGCATGGGTATAATTTCAATTATTATTGCCAGTCCACTGGCCGTCTAGTTGCAAACCTGACGGTCTGCTCCTCGCTCACAGCGGACGGTGTTCAAATTAGTTGTTCGCTTAGGGCCATGAGCGGACATCGATGAAAATTCTGTGAATTAAACGTCACGAGATTTCTCTAATTTGATGTCAGTGCCATTGAGATCTGTTTCATTACCCCAACCGAGCTGCATATAAAATTTCGCCGCGCGACTATTCTTATCGGTTTCCAACCAGGCAATATCATGATGTTGGAATAACTCCTGCTCGGCGAGCATAACAAGCCTGCGACCTATTCCTTTGCCTTCATATTCAGGCAGAACAAAGGCCGCAAACAGACATCCTTCATCCGGAAATATCATGGAGAAGCCAATGATTTTATTATTTTCAGTCGCAACCCATGCGCAAAGACTTTTTTCAACCATATCGCCTACCACGCTTTCGGTAATACCCATCTGCCGCATCTCTTCACGGCTCAGGTGATTCTCGATTACCGATGTTCTGACGTCGAACGTTCCCTCGATATCAGAAAGTCGAGCTGTTCTTATGTGGAAACTCATTAGTCTTACTCCATGTATGACGAAATAATTTTGATAATAATGTCAAAAAAAACAACGGAATATACACTTTAAGGCGGCAAATTATGTCAGCTTTTCGCTCACAGCAGACGTCGTTTTCCTCGGGCTTGGCCGCTTTGTGATGTGAATTCAACCGATGGATGCAACACACTTATTGAACCGCTCAGTTTTTAATGTAGAGAACGGCCTCCTAAAGTTAACCCTGCATATGATAAAAATAACATTCACTCATTTACAGTATTAGCGCCTCTCTCTGATCGCTGACGCATAGCGCCCGGCGGATAGCCATTGATGCGCTTGAACGCTCTGCTAAACGCTGCCTGCGAGGCATAGCCAAGACGTAGAGCAACGGTGTCAATTGAGATCTTATCGTGAGTAATCCAGTGACCCGCGATGCGCATTCGCACTTCTCTTGCATAGCGCTGGGGAGGTATGCCGATGATTGATTTGAAGCGTTCAGCAAAAACAGAACGCGACACATGCGACTGGGCAGCAAGCTCGGCAACAGACCACTCCCGGCTTGTATCACGATGAATGGCCAGAATGGCGCGGGCAAGTCGTGGATCACGTAACGCAGCGATCAGGCCTGCGGCGTTCTCGCTACCGTTTTCGATCCATCCACGCACAATCATGGCCGCCGCCACTTCTGCGAGGCGTGCCAGAATGCCCGCAAAGCCCGCGCGTCCGGAACAGATTTCCGATTTCATCGCGCCCAGAACGGGAACCAGCCCCGGATAAATTTGTTCGTTTGCCTCAACCACGATGGCTTGCGGCATCAGTTTACCCAGGCCCTGCATTCCACCAAGATCGAACTCCATACAGCCATAAAACAGAACCGTGCTGGGTGTCGGATGCGAACTCGGGCAGGTGTTAATTCCGCTGACGGCCTCGCCTAATGGCGCAGAGCCGAACGTGTCGATATGTTGAAATGAACAGCTGGCATCCGATAAAAGCTGATGCTCCTCACCCTGCGGCATGAACACCATGCTGCCGGCGTGCAGTTCGTGCAACGTACCCTCACTTGTGCGAAGCAGCGCAGTACCCACGGCGATGTAATGAAAATAGGCGTGTCCCGGCCTGTTGCTAAAACCGACGCCAAACTCAGAACCCGTCTGCAAGCGACGATACTGCACACCACGCAGCCGCATTTCCAGCAGCAATTCACTGATGAGCTCGGATGACAGGGCAAAATATTTATTCACATGCATATTCGGAGTTTCGGGTAAAAAATCAGGGTGAGGCATCATAGATCGTCCAGTTGCTCGACTCTAGACTTGGAGCTGTGATTTTTTACTCCAGAAAGAGTGTGTTATGAGAAATGAAGCAACTGAAGCTGTATCCGCAAGTTTAACCTGTTCTGAACCCAAAGAATCCGCATGGATGGCCGTGATTTCACTGACTATGGGGGTGTTTGGCTTACTGACAGCAGAATATCTTCCTGCCAGCCTGCTGACACCCATGGCCGCCGATCTCGGTGTGACCGAAGCGCTCGCTGGTCAGGCTGTGACAGTAACGGCTGTGGTGGCCCTGTTTGCGGGTCTGATGGTTCCCCGCCTGACGCGTAATTATGATCGCCGTACTGTTTTGCTGGGTTTTACCGTGCTGATGATTGCCTCTAACCTGCTTGTCGCACTTTCATCCAGTCTGGCTGTTTTGTTAATCATGCGCATCTTGCTGGGCATCGCGCTGGGAGGCTTCTGGAGCATGGCAGCTGCTGTAGCTATGCGGCTGGTTCCTGCTCAAAGCGTCCCGCGTGCTCTCTCCGTTATTTTTAGCGGTATCGCTGTCGGAACCGTAGTTTCGATCCCGCTGGGAAGCTATTTAGGTGGGCTTTATGGCTGGCGTAGCGCTTTTATCGCTGCAACCGCAGTAGGCGTACTGACTCTGCTCTTTCAGCTGTTTACCCTTCCCGCAATGGCTCCGCGTCGAATGATGGTAACGGCATCTGTCATGGATTTACTCCGCCGCCCAGGCATTGCGGTGGGAATGACGGGGTGTGTAATTGCCCATACGGGTCAGTATGCGCTGTTTACCTATATTCGGCCGGCTCTTGAAAATATTATTCAACTTGATGTGGATCGTTTGTCTTTGATATTGCTTGGATTTGGCGTCGCTAATTTTATCGGAACGCTGCTTGCCGGGTGGCTGATGGAGAAAAGCCTGCGTCTTACCCTGATACTGATGCCAGCACTTGTTGGTGTGGCGGCATTAAGCATGATTTTGCTGCCACTCAAGGAAACAGGATTGATGTTGTTCGTTGCGTTGTGGGGAATGGCATTTGGTGGCGTTCCCGTTGCGTGGTCAAACTGGGTAGCGCGTTCCGTTCCCGATCAGGCTGAAACCGCTGGCGGCATGGTAGTCGCAGCCGTTCAGTCCTCAATTGCTGCGGGTGCTGCGTTGGGAGGATTACTTTTTGGTCTCAGCGGCGTAACCGGTGTTTTCATCGCCGCTGGTTGCATAATGTTTTTTGCCGCGCTGGTTATTGGACTAAAGGTGAGGGATACGCTGACCTGACCATTTCCTACAACAACGATTTAAATGAAGGCCAGCTACATCCTTTATTGGTTTAAGAATGACGTTACCGCTTGGGAAAACCGTTTTGGCTGATCAAGCATGACAAAGTGAAAGCTGTTATCGATGCGCGTGAAATGGACATCGGATGCAGATGCATAGGCTTGACGATACATGGCATCCACGCTGGCTGCAGGAACGCCGAATAAAGCGTCATACGCGTACACGATCTCCATCGGCGCTTTGATGCGGGCGAGTTCGGGGCGCAGATCGGTAATCATCAATTCATACACGGCATCCGCAACTGTTTTACGATCAGAATTGAGTCCCGCAGTCACCAAAGCTGGTCTCATCGCCTCAGTCTTCACTAAACGGATGAGGGATGTTTTCTGAAACTCTTTGAATTGCTCCGGCGACTGTCCCAGTAGCCAATCCCGCGTCGCTGTTGCATGCCGTTCAGAAGTCTCTGTGGTCGCCGCGGGATCAATCATCAACGTATAGAATGGCAAGGCGTCGACGATCATCAAACGACTGACCTGGTCAGGATGACGGGCCCCGATCATCAGGGCAATCTCCCCCCCAAGCGAATGGCCAATGATCGCCGGTGCTTCAATGTGCTGGATTTGAATGTAATCAGCGATGGCGTCAACTGCCGGAGCGATGACCTTGCCATCTGGATTGGAGAGGGCAGGTGTGCTTGCAAAACCGGCAAGTTCAACAAGATGAACTCGGTGGCTTTTACGCAAAGTTGCTGCTAAATCAGTCCAAACTTCGCGAGACGACGCCAGCCCCGGAATCAATATGACATCCGGTCCTGCGCCTTGCGTCTCTACAGAGATGCGTTGCGAGTTCGAATGCACTGCAGGTATCGGCTGAGTTTCTGACGCTGAAACTAAGACGGACATCAATAGAAGCGCCCCTCCGAACGTGGCACGTATATTTGCGCCAGGCATGAATGTAGTCCTTTATATTTTATCCCTGATAAACCGGGTTTGGCTGACATAAGAGTGTGTCATAAAAGGTAAAATTATTAAGGGATGGATACAAAGGATTTTAATGTTCCGCTTACAGTTTCGTGTCAAAAATGTGGGTTACTGGCAGTATTCTGAGTTGAATAAAAGGGAACAATTCACCCGCCATCAGCAATATGGACTGCACACGATCAAATGAACGTTTCATTTTTGTCAGTCTCAAAACCCATATATATCGCATTGAGTCGCTTTCTGAACAACACGGGATCGTGTTCCAGGCAAATGCGCGCGAGTGAATTTTTAGCGCGCTCTGATACGATTTTTCTGTCGCTGATGATTTGCAATATGTAGGTTTTCAACTGAGATACGATGGCATTTCTCAAAACGGTTTTGTCCTTCAATGAGACTACCGTTAGCTCTAACATCGGATTCAGGGGGCAGCGGATCAGCCAGCCGGCATTTTCTGGGTTGATTTCTGGCAGAGCCCTGACATTCGTCGTTATAACCGGGCAGCCGCATGCCTGCATCTCCAGAACGGAAAAGCCGTACGTCTCCTGCCAGGTTGGTAGTAGCCCGACATCAGAGGTCTTAATTAACGCCAGCACCGCGTCGTTGGTCAGCGACGTATGGTGACGGAATATCGGGCAATCACGCAGCTTATCTTCCACACATTTTCTAAAAACGTCGTCATCCTGGAACGCCTGGTGAGCCACATTATGCGTTTTGCCAGGATCACCAACCAGATTTACGCGCACGTCGTTCACACTTATCAGGTTTTCCCTTAAAAGCTGGGTAAAGGCCAGCACTACTTCTGCACCTCCCTTGCGATAGAACTCATTACCCACGAAGGTGAATGTCACCGGTCCTTCCTGAACAACCACGCTTTTTTTATGCAGTATCGGCTGCGGAGGATGGAGTACGTGCAGTTTGGGCCCAATGATGGCCTGCTCTTCAGGAAAATGTTCCAGCAGCCGCAGCTGAATCTGCCGTGTGGCTTCTGAGATAGCGATGATGCCCTTACAGCGCGGAGAGCAGACGTACCTGAGTTCCCGCGCCAGCTCGGGGTTGGCAAATTTCTGTATTCCGCCAACGGGCAGAACACGAGGCAGTTCGGTTTCAAAGGTCGCCACCCAGTCGCCCGGCCCCGAAGAGACTTCATTGAAAAGGTGGATAATGTCCGCATCAACGGAAGACATCAGGGGCAGTGGGCGGAAAATAAAGAGCTTGTTTTTATGCAATAAGCGCTGCCTTATAACGTTGATCCAGGTCCAGATGTTTCTGGGACGGTAATCCAGGTAGCGATGTGAAGGGTCTGTAATGATATTTCTCTTTTCCGGGTAGCCATTACCCCCCACGATAATCTTCATTTTTCCCCCTGCTGGCGAGTGCAAAAAATTAACAGGATTAATTGAAATATGCTTGCAATTAAAAATGGTAAATAGGTATTTGCGATCTATATGTAGTTATGATGTTTAAGAAAAAGTCTGAATGCGTCATGATTGCACAGGTTGTTGATACCAAATAAAAATCCGCCCTATGCTGCTGCTTTCAGACACGCTTAATTATGCACGGGTATGCAGACAAAAGACGTGTATTTGCATCTTTTTACTGGCTTTCCAGAATACTTCGGTAGAGAGAGTACCAATGCTAATTAAAAAGTTATGTGGCTGATAACCGATGAAACAGGATATCTGCCTTGCATTAAGCAAGAATCCAATCTGTTTTATCAGGTAATAGAAAAATATTATGTGAAAAGTGCAATAAGCCTGAAATCTGGGAAAGCCTCTAATTAAATATTGTCCGATCCTTTTGATCTACACAAAAAAAGAGTCTGCGGATGCTTAGGGCTCTTATCCCCTAAATTCTCAGCGTATCAATCACCGCGCGCAAAGCGGGCGACACATTGCGATGTGGATAATAGAGAAATGAACCTTCCAGACGTTGGCTGTAACGTTGCAGTACTCTGATCAGTTTCCCTTGTTCCAGATCCTCAGATACCAACTCTTTCGGGACATAAGCCAGTCCCAGACCCAGAGCGGCGGCTTTTGCTTCCATATAACTGTCAGCAAAAACCCATTGGCCTTGCGGCCGATGGGTGATTTTTTTTCCATCCTGATTGAGTTCCCATGCGTACAGGCTGCCATCACCAAACTGGTAAGCGATGCAGGGATGAACGGCTAAATCTGCCGGAACTTGCGGAAAGCCGTAGCGACGAAAGTGTTCGGGCGTACCGACAACGACCATCTCCATGTCGGGCGAAATGCGCACAGCAATCATACCCTTGCCCACTTCTGGCCCCAGACGTATACCCGCATCGAATCTTTTCGCAATAATATCGACAAACCGACTTTCGCTGATGAGTTCCAGTCTGATATCCGGGTAGTGTTGCTTGAACACCGCAAGCTTCGGCAGCAGCACTTTATCAATCGCGTGCTGGCTGGCATTGATGCGTACCGTACCGGATGGCGTCTGGCGATAGTGGGCCAGCGTAGCGAGTCCCGTATCTAAAGCATCGAATCCTGACTCAACGGTTTGATAGAGCTGCTCACCGGCATGGGTGAGCGATAATCTGCGCGTGGTACGAACAATGAGTTGAACGCCCAGTCTTTCTTCAAGCTCACGTACTGAACGACTGATTCCTGATTGCGCCAGGCCAAGGCGTTGCGCTGCGGCGGTAAAACTTCCCTCGCGCACCACCAGCATGAACAAATAGAGATCGTTGTAGTTTTCCCGTTTTGCCATTATCCCGTCCTCGTATCCGCATCGCCATTTAGAACAATTTGATATCAATCTTAGCAAATATTGCCCTCTAATCAGAACGCATACTGCTGACTAAAATGTGCGTATTGCAATAAAGCACAGCAGCGTTGTCAGTATGAAACCTGCCTCTTTTAGGTTTTTCAGGAGGATTTTGATGAATGTTTTCACCAAAAAACTGACAGCTGCGATACCTGCATTGCTGCTATGCGCATCATTTAGTGGAGTTACAACCATGAGTTATGCTGATACAAACAACCCGAACGCACCCGTTTCGCTGGTCAAAAAGTGGGACAAAACCTTTCCTGAAAGTACCAACGTTGATCATCGTAAAGTGACCTTTCAGAACCGCTACGGCATCACTTTAGTCGGGGATCTCTATCTTCCGAAGGATCGCGGTGAGCGAAAGCTGGCAGCCGTGGCCGTCAGCGGGCCTTTCGGTGCGGTCAAAGAACAGTCCAGCGGCCTGTACGCGCAGACGCTGGCTGAACAGGGATTTGTTACCCTCGCGTTTGATCCTTCATACACGGGCGAAAGTGGCGGCTACCCGCGTAATGTGGCGTCTCCAGATATCAATACCGAGGATTTCAGTGCAGCGGTTGATCTCTTGGGTCTGCAAAAAGAGGTGGATCGCAACCGAATCGGGCTGCTCGGTATTTGTGGCCTGGGCGGCATGGCGTTAAACGACGCCGCTATGGATACCCGCGTTAAAGCCGTGGCAACCAGCGTGATGTATGACATGAGCCGCGCGATGGGTCATGGTGTGGGCGATGGCAAAGACCGCTACACCACCGCCGATCGTCGTGCTGTGTTGCAGTATCTGAACGCGCAGCGCTGGAAGGATGCGGAGAGCGGCACTTTCACGGCTGGCAGTCACAACATCTATGTCGACGAAAACGGTAAAGCCAGCGCCTCTGAGCGTATTCTGCCGGAAACGTTACCCGCTAATCCAAATCCAGTTTTGAAGGAGTTTTTTGATTATTACCGAATGCCGCGTGGTTTCCATGCGCGCTCGGTTAACTCAACCGGCGCATGGAATGCAACCATGCCGCTGTCGTTTATGAATATGCCGCTGCTGAGCTATGCAAATGAAATCACTATCCCCGTGCTTGTTGTGACCGGTGAAAAAGCCCATTCACGTTATTTTGCTGAAGATGCCTTTAAAGCGATCGGGAGCAAAGAGAAAGAGCTGGTAATTATTCCAGGGGCAAACCATGTGGACTTATATGACAACGTTGCTGGAAAGATCCCGTTTGCTAAATTTGAACAATTTTTTAAATCAAATTTAAACTAACTTACTGAAATAATGCATTTTTACCATGCCACCTGTAATCCTCGGGTGGCGTTAACCTGTCTGATGTAACGCAGGGAATTGATAATGTCTACCGAAAGTCTTCAACCTCCACACAATAAAATCCATGCGTATTGGGGCGGCGTATTTGCCATGACGCTCTGCGTTTTTGTGCTGATCGCTTCTGAGTTTATGCCTGTAAGTCTACTGACGCCTATTGCCAGCGATTTGCTCGTCACGGAGGGGCTGGCAGGACAGGGCATCGCCATTTCAGGCGCACTGGCGGTGCTGACCAGCCTGACAATTTCCCGCATTGCCGGGGATCTGAATCGTAAATATCTTCTGCTGGGGCTGACAATTCTGATGGCGGTATCAGGAATGATTGTCGCGCTGGCGGCCAGCTATCCGATTTATATGTTGGGGCGGGCGCTGATTGGTATCGTGATTGGTGGATTCTGGTCAATGTCGGCGGCGACGGCCATTCGGCTGGTGCCGCAGCATCAGGTTCCCCGCGCGCTGGCGATTTTTAACGGCGGGAACGCATTGGCCACGGTTGTCGCGGTACCGTTGGGTAGCTATCTCGGGGCGACCGTTGGATGGCGGGGTGCCTTTTTATCTCTCGTACCGCTGGCGATAGCGGCGTTCATCTGGCAATGCATCAGCCTGCCTTCAATGGAAAGCGATAATCAACGCAAACCACAGGGATCGGTACTTCGTCTATTTAGAGTCTCAACCGTAGCAACAGGGCTGCTGGCCTGCGGACTGTTCTTCATGGGGCAGTTTGCCTTGTTTACCTACGTGCGGCCGTTTTTGGAAAACGTGACCAGAGTGAGTGCTTCTGGCTTGTCGTTGATTTTGCTTGCTATAGGTGCAGCAGGTTTTATCGGCACCATGATTGTTTCGACCTTCCTGAACGCAAGGTTTTATCCGACATTAATCATGATACCTCTGGTTATGGCAGCGATTGAGGGAACGTTACTCTTGTTCGGTCACAGCATGTGGGTTGTTGCCGTTTTGCTAAGCCTGTGGGGAATGCTTGCGACCGCCGCGCCAACCGGATGGTGGACATGGATCGCAAGGACGCTACCCGAAGATGCAGAGGCGGGTGGTGGCTTAATGGTTGCTGTCATCCAACTCTCCATTGCGCTGGGTTCAACAGCAGGAGGTCTGATATTCGACAGACTGGGATGGCAAAGTGCTTTCGGCTTGAGTGGTTTATTACTGCTTGGTGCGGTCGCAATGACGTTTGTGATATTTCGTCAAGATTATACGTCACTGAAGAAAGTCACCGTACGCGACTGAGAGAACAGCAGCGAGTCAGGCACTATTGCACAACGCTTATTACCGGATTAGCGGCTCAGGATCTATTGCTAATCCGGTTCATCAAATCAGATATAAACTCATCGATATGGCGTAACACTAACGTCAGGGCATTACGCCACATCATTTGCAAAACACGCCTAGGCTTTTCTCTTACTCTCGTGGTTGTCTAATTGCTGGCTGAACTCTTCCGCTGAACAGCGTTGCTGTAAAGCTTCCAGTAACAACTGCTGTTGTGTTTTGGGGACCAGTCCTCCCAGTGGTGGATCGGTATCCAGATTGGTCGGGAAGGAGTAGCCTTCACCGCTCGCCGCCACAATTGCCTGTAATTCTTCATCGCTCAGATCTTTACTCAGCAGGGTTGGATAAATCGCTTCCATCACTTTAACGTGATTCACCTTCTCCATGGTTTTGCCAAATGCGGAAGAGACCTGCAGCAAATTGGCCGTACGCACGTGATCCTGCGTGACATTATTGCCAGCGGCATGAAACAGGGCCGGATTGAAGAACAGCCCATCACCTTTTTGCAGCGGCAACTGAATGGCATGCTGCTGGAAGAACTCAATAAAACGCGGATCGCGCCATGCCAGATATCCCTCGGCATACTGCTGCGACCAGGGCAAAAGTTGCGTTGGACCAGATTCAATCGGCATATCACTGTGAGCCACCGCGCCCTGAAGCGTCAGATATTGCGACAGAATCTGCAACGGCAGAGGGAAGCGAGCAACCACGTCATTTACCTGGAAACCGAGATGGTAATCCCGATGCGGCTGTTGCGCTTTACCGCCCGGACGCACCTGATTAACCTGCGCCGTAATTTCATATCCCGGCCCGACCCAAGCTTCACAAATCAGCGCCAGCAAAGGATTGCTGTAGTAATCGATGAAGGCATCAG
Coding sequences within it:
- a CDS encoding LysR family transcriptional regulator; translation: MAKRENYNDLYLFMLVVREGSFTAAAQRLGLAQSGISRSVRELEERLGVQLIVRTTRRLSLTHAGEQLYQTVESGFDALDTGLATLAHYRQTPSGTVRINASQHAIDKVLLPKLAVFKQHYPDIRLELISESRFVDIIAKRFDAGIRLGPEVGKGMIAVRISPDMEMVVVGTPEHFRRYGFPQVPADLAVHPCIAYQFGDGSLYAWELNQDGKKITHRPQGQWVFADSYMEAKAAALGLGLAYVPKELVSEDLEQGKLIRVLQRYSQRLEGSFLYYPHRNVSPALRAVIDTLRI
- a CDS encoding alpha/beta hydrolase produces the protein MNVFTKKLTAAIPALLLCASFSGVTTMSYADTNNPNAPVSLVKKWDKTFPESTNVDHRKVTFQNRYGITLVGDLYLPKDRGERKLAAVAVSGPFGAVKEQSSGLYAQTLAEQGFVTLAFDPSYTGESGGYPRNVASPDINTEDFSAAVDLLGLQKEVDRNRIGLLGICGLGGMALNDAAMDTRVKAVATSVMYDMSRAMGHGVGDGKDRYTTADRRAVLQYLNAQRWKDAESGTFTAGSHNIYVDENGKASASERILPETLPANPNPVLKEFFDYYRMPRGFHARSVNSTGAWNATMPLSFMNMPLLSYANEITIPVLVVTGEKAHSRYFAEDAFKAIGSKEKELVIIPGANHVDLYDNVAGKIPFAKFEQFFKSNLN
- a CDS encoding MFS transporter, which translates into the protein MSTESLQPPHNKIHAYWGGVFAMTLCVFVLIASEFMPVSLLTPIASDLLVTEGLAGQGIAISGALAVLTSLTISRIAGDLNRKYLLLGLTILMAVSGMIVALAASYPIYMLGRALIGIVIGGFWSMSAATAIRLVPQHQVPRALAIFNGGNALATVVAVPLGSYLGATVGWRGAFLSLVPLAIAAFIWQCISLPSMESDNQRKPQGSVLRLFRVSTVATGLLACGLFFMGQFALFTYVRPFLENVTRVSASGLSLILLAIGAAGFIGTMIVSTFLNARFYPTLIMIPLVMAAIEGTLLLFGHSMWVVAVLLSLWGMLATAAPTGWWTWIARTLPEDAEAGGGLMVAVIQLSIALGSTAGGLIFDRLGWQSAFGLSGLLLLGAVAMTFVIFRQDYTSLKKVTVRD
- a CDS encoding phytanoyl-CoA dioxygenase family protein gives rise to the protein MKNIYINDSHISLDDFATICAQTLRKDDFPLARSADKNVLIYHRDDLLAAATADRQNMLAELHRALSSGPGVLVVQGLYGDVSAVDRSSNVFEDILASEAANGGGGDHFAKAGSNGRIWNALQKVAERDADAFIDYYSNPLLALICEAWVGPGYEITAQVNQVRPGGKAQQPHRDYHLGFQVNDVVARFPLPLQILSQYLTLQGAVAHSDMPIESGPTQLLPWSQQYAEGYLAWRDPRFIEFFQQHAIQLPLQKGDGLFFNPALFHAAGNNVTQDHVRTANLLQVSSAFGKTMEKVNHVKVMEAIYPTLLSKDLSDEELQAIVAASGEGYSFPTNLDTDPPLGGLVPKTQQQLLLEALQQRCSAEEFSQQLDNHESKRKA